One Drosophila subobscura isolate 14011-0131.10 chromosome U, UCBerk_Dsub_1.0, whole genome shotgun sequence DNA window includes the following coding sequences:
- the LOC117901922 gene encoding inner centromere protein A-like gives MAFCDRTKAKGYFIPFKEVFKSTRTGICQATTVAKLSDELAKWRTATLSDERAKGATMLKAQEAANSCGCTFPLSPDSHRIGMQKGSPENAMYKDVRLNIKIPRSPKFDKEIKKIKRMTKGSSSMQKYTSPPTSESARITIKRSVVARRSPLSSTPKKTTKSKTGKSIRRSSIQKSPCTPLTGSPPKIIKRALKSHKSSSKKETPISVSTTSPNVTPNKAPRMGIKRSPQLQKSSSVQSHKRILGGNNRLMIIQPLEVDKFEFSSSPDVSPNKDSRMGIKRTQKMPKPSPPGENNRKKNYQELQKSPVLVTTGDSPKPKKGLLKTNKSPEGIFKQNRRTNLKHRTEILKSPTTISSDERLTGSPEFYPMSSPEMNYNSDIMSSLSPFSTPSSADASTGPYRMTRRRSAEFHISPYESSPESCAGNKKRSIYDSTSDELRNRKRLLNLMHESYLRRTSSSSMPEDEDSIDFDTPTNVKRNLETNKHFQMSSKSQKEIEQKNCNVKSCNWTFDDWLAYKKKQRQAELKRQEEERAYRDFWTAKRREISEGAHQSWLKKKQREEEAKRVQNHMQLAALNASNSLKNNPIKAAPAKPKRNVSQEMIKQELESWHLKKIEIEKAKRKEQQLALLKQEEEQFNRQRKSEMAFKKWFSTVHAKPKPVPMNQGLDSLRGTISKLYVNPQPWVTV, from the exons ATGGCATTTTGTGACCGCACCAAGGCCAAGGGTTACTTTATACCCTTCAAAGAGGTCTTCAAAAGCACACGAACGGGGATCTGTCAAGCTACAACAGTGGCAAAACTTTCTGATGAGCTCGCCAAGTGGAGAACTGCAACACTTTCTGATGAGCGTGCCAAGGGGGCAACTATGCTGAAAGCCCAGGAAGCAGCGAATAGCTGTGGCTGTACCTTCCCATTGTCGCCTGATTCGCATCGTATTGGAATGCAGAAAGGATCGCCTGAGAATGCCATGTACAAGGATGTTCGCTTGAACATTAAGATTCCAAGATCCCCAAAATTCgataaagaaataaagaagATAAAGCGCATGACAAAGGGTTCCTCGTCTATGCAAAAATATACGTCCCCACCAACATCTGAAAGTGCTCGTATAACCATTAAGCGATCGGTGGTTGCCCGCAGATCTCCCCTCTCATCAACGCCTAAAAAGACAACTAAGAGCAAAACTGGTAAAAGCATTAGGCGATCGAGTATACAAAAATCTCCGTGTACGCCTTTGACTGGGAGTCCACCGAAAATCATTAAGCGCGCTTTAAAGAGCCACAAGTCTTCCTCCAAGAAGGAGACCCCGATATCTGTTTCTACAACATCCCCAAATGTGACACCTAATAAGGCTCCTCGCATGGGCATAAAGCGATCACCGCAGCTGCAAAAATCTTCATCTGTACAATCGCATAAGCGGATATTAGGTGGAAATAATCGCTTGATGATTATACAACCCTTGGAGGTggacaaatttgaattttcttcATCCCCAGATGTGTCCCCTAATAAAGATTCTCGCATGGGCATAAAGCGAACACAAAAGATGCCAAAGCCTTCACCTCCAGGTGAAAATAATCGCAAGAAGAATTACCAAGAGTTACAGAAATCTCCTGTCCTTGTTACGACTGGAGATAGTCCCAAGCCGAAGAAGGGATTGTTGAAAACCAACAAGTCTCCAGAGGgtatatttaaacaaaatcgTCGCACGAACCTGAAGCACAGAACGGAGATTCTCAAGTCCCCAACAACCATATCGTCGGATGAGAGGTTAACTGGATCCCCGGAGTTTTATCCAATGTCATCGCCTGAAATGAACTATAATAGCGATATCATGTCATCGCTTTCGCCATTTTCCACCCCTTCCTCTGCCGACGCTTCTACTGGGCCTTATCGTATGACCAGAAGACGATCTGCAGAATTCCATATATCACCATACGAATCGTCACCGGAATCATGTGCAGGCAACAAGAAGCGCTCCATTTATGATTCGACATCCGATGAGCTACGTAATAGGAAACGCCTTTTGAATTTAATGCATGAATCATATTTGCGCAGGACATCTTCCTCCTCAATGCCAGAGGATGAGGACTCCATCGATTTCGATACGCCCACCAACGTCAAGCGAAATCTGGAGACTAACAAACATTTCCAAATGTCCTCAAAGTCCCAGAAGGAAATAGAACAGAAG AATTGCAATGTCAAGTCCTGCAACTGGACCTTCGACGACTGGTTGGCATACAAGAAAAAGCAACGTCAGGCGGAGTTGAAGCGACAGGAGGAAGAACGCGCCTACCGGGATTTCTGGACGGCCAAGCGTAGGGAAATTTCAGAGGGTGCCCATCAATCGTGGCTGAAGAAAAAGCAGCGTGAGGAGGAGGCAAAACGCGTACAGAATCACATGCAGCTGGCGGCTCTAAATGCCAGCAATTCGCTGAAGAATAATCCCATTAAAGCAGCTCCGGCCAAACCCAAACGCAATGTATCCCAGGAAATGATCAAGCAGGAGCTCGAATCATGGCACTTGAAGAAGATCGAGATCGAGAAGGCCAAGCGCAAGGAGCAACAACTGGCGCTGCTTAAGCAAGAAGAGGAACAGTTCAATCGCCAAAGAAAGTCCGAAATGGCCTTCAAGAAGTGGTTCAGTACTGTCCACGCAAAGCCCAAGCCGGTGCCAATGAATCAGGGACTGGACTCGTTGCGTGGCACCATCTCAAAGCTGTATGTGAATCCCCAACCCTGGGTTACAGTTTAA
- the LOC117900370 gene encoding coiled-coil domain-containing protein 34 has protein sequence MAFLGRLNNRGVLIKWEIFSGNRSWALKSPPNDDQSEESVEKLPLAKGSRTYIKTYDDGKTVSGMGSPSTVRYVGKFISATNGNSTNERDVSTPRYCASQETETEAETLPEEDGRSSYNSSQYEDSQAMGDLMLDKDSTTSECSWDEIISKETSSNPSMADDPCVSIPSLKIRSQTETETESEGYSPTYSQTIKDLKLERPVKEAYDTWLSAKRQQKQYKAQAERQKEVELKKDIAERQKMAKDSYERWCAAKFQQKTASSSKTSLKSPPNKPVQNKSKSASAPRLDAAAQRRLQEWEMEKVKQAEKRRMQQQREAARLHQETLLRHKQADEAFEKWMQNVSQRPKPVPLNQGLASLRGTVSELYINPNEWVN, from the coding sequence ATGGCCTTTCTGGGTCGCCTCAATAATCGCGGCGTTCTGATTAAATGGGAAATCTTCAGCGGCAATCGCTCCTGGGCTCTCAAGAGCCCACCCAATGACGACCAGTCGGAAGAATCAGTTGAAAAGTTGCCCCTGGCCAAGGGCTCTAGAACTTACATTAAGACCTACGACGATGGGAAGACCGTGTCAGGCATGGGCAGTCCCAGCACAGTGCGTTATGTGGGCAAATTCATTTCGGCCACGAATGGCAATTCAACAAATGAAAGAGATGTGTCCACACCACGTTACTGTGCTTCACAGGAGACTGAAACGGAAGCGGAAACTCTTCCAGAAGAAGACGGGCGAAGCTCATATAATTCTTCGCAATATGAAGATTCACAGGCCATGGGTGACTTGATGCTGGACAAGGACTCCACCACTTCGGAGTGCAGTTGGGATGAGATAATCTCGAAGGAGACAAGTTCAAACCCCTCCATGGCGGATGATCCATGCGTGAGCATTCCCTCGCTCAAAATTCGTTCCCAAAcggaaaccgaaaccgaatcGGAGGGTTACTCACCCACCTACAGTCAAACGATCAAAGATCTGAAGCTGGAGCGTCCAGTCAAGGAGGCCTACGACACTTGGCTTTCAGCGAAGCGCCAGCAGAAGCAATACAAGGCTCAGGCCGAGCGTCAGAAGGAGGTGGAGCTCAAGAAAGATATCGCCGAGCGTCAGAAGATGGCCAAGGATAGCTACGAGCGTTGGTGTGCGGCAAAGTTTCAGCAAAAGACAGCGTCCAGCTCCAAAACCTCTTTGAAGTCGCCCCCAAATAAACCCGTCCAGAACAAGTCTAAATCGGCATCAGCGCCTCGCCTGGATGCAGCCGCTCAGCGTCGTCTGCAGgagtgggaaatggaaaaggtgAAGCAGGCGGAGAAGCGtcgcatgcagcagcagagggaggcCGCGAGGCTGCACCAGGAGACGCTGCTGCGCCACAAGCAGGCGGATGAGGCATTCGAGAAATGGATGCAGAACGTGTCGCAACGACCCAAGCCAGTGCCCCTCAATCAGGGCTTGGCATCGCTGCGTGGCACCGTTTCTGAGCTTTATATTAATCCCAATGAGTGGGTGAATTGA